A genomic segment from Syntrophotalea acetylenivorans encodes:
- the hflC gene encoding protease modulator HflC produces MKRFLPIIIIVLLFLGFTQNPLFVVSEGEQALVTEFGKPVGGVLSPGLHFRIPFIQTVHRFETRILKWDGDPEQITTKDKRFIFLDTTARWRISDPLLFFKTVATERGAQGRLDDIIDSVVRDAVSGHLLVELVRGNDYQAPGGDAAEEIQIEGVTIAPEQLIGREQILANLLEKARASTPEYGIELIDVQIKRINYIEQVRQRVYERMVSERKKVAAQFRSEGEGEKADILGQMEKELKGITSEAYRKSVEIRGKADAEAAAIYAAAYGSDKEFYAFLRSLEAYRKADGKNAKLVLSTDSDFYRFLQKMK; encoded by the coding sequence ATGAAACGCTTTCTACCGATAATCATCATCGTCCTGTTGTTCCTGGGATTCACTCAAAATCCGCTGTTCGTCGTCAGCGAGGGAGAACAGGCCCTGGTCACCGAATTCGGCAAACCCGTCGGCGGCGTCCTCAGTCCGGGTCTGCACTTTCGTATCCCCTTTATCCAGACCGTGCACCGTTTCGAAACCCGCATTCTCAAATGGGACGGAGACCCCGAGCAAATCACGACCAAGGATAAGCGCTTCATCTTCCTCGACACCACAGCCCGCTGGCGTATCTCCGACCCGCTGTTGTTCTTCAAAACCGTCGCCACCGAACGAGGTGCTCAAGGCCGCCTCGACGATATTATCGACTCGGTGGTGCGCGACGCCGTCTCCGGCCACCTGCTCGTGGAACTGGTTCGGGGCAACGACTACCAGGCTCCCGGCGGAGACGCCGCTGAAGAAATCCAAATCGAGGGTGTGACGATCGCGCCTGAGCAACTGATAGGCCGCGAGCAGATTCTTGCCAACCTGCTGGAAAAAGCCCGAGCCAGCACCCCGGAATACGGCATTGAGCTCATCGATGTACAGATCAAACGCATCAACTACATTGAGCAAGTCCGGCAACGGGTCTACGAACGGATGGTCTCGGAGCGGAAAAAGGTCGCCGCCCAGTTCCGCTCGGAAGGCGAGGGGGAAAAGGCCGACATCCTCGGTCAGATGGAGAAAGAGCTCAAGGGCATCACCTCCGAGGCCTATCGTAAATCGGTAGAAATCCGCGGCAAGGCCGACGCCGAAGCCGCCGCCATCTACGCCGCCGCCTACGGCAGCGACAAAGAGTTCTACGCCTTTTTGCGCAGCCTCGAAGCCTATCGCAAGGCCGACGGCAAAAACGCCAAGTTGGTTCTGTCCACCGACAGCGACTTCTATCGTTTTCTGCAAAAGATGAAATAA
- a CDS encoding pyridoxamine 5'-phosphate oxidase family protein, whose protein sequence is MTTVYHRGEIDIQKQAGARKLAASMERTVLPVISHRYVDFIHSQSLLVLASVGDQGQVWASLLCGPAGFMAVEDEQTLRVEALPKSSDPLQQNLYDNSEVGLLLIDFVTRRRLRINGTVRMRKGGFAVHTRQVYANCPRYIQARECELRQDAPAAATVRQMTSLNDEIIQQVSQVDTFFIASFHPQSGADVSHRGGFPGFVQATDEQALLWPEYNGNGMFNTLGNLRENPQAGLLFIDFDQGDILQLSGTATIISDPERAAAIPGAERLVEFKIHSVIEARHATPLRGRFTGYSPDNPWFC, encoded by the coding sequence ATGACTACTGTCTACCATCGCGGTGAGATCGATATTCAGAAGCAGGCCGGGGCCCGCAAGCTAGCGGCCAGTATGGAGCGCACCGTACTGCCCGTCATCTCTCATCGGTATGTAGACTTTATCCACAGCCAATCTTTGCTGGTATTGGCTTCGGTCGGTGACCAGGGCCAGGTGTGGGCTTCTCTATTGTGCGGCCCGGCGGGGTTCATGGCGGTAGAAGACGAACAGACTCTACGCGTTGAGGCTTTGCCGAAGTCAAGCGATCCATTGCAGCAGAATCTTTACGATAACAGCGAGGTCGGTTTGTTGCTGATCGACTTCGTTACCCGGCGTCGCTTGCGGATCAACGGCACTGTAAGGATGAGAAAAGGAGGTTTCGCCGTGCATACGCGGCAGGTCTACGCCAATTGTCCTCGCTACATCCAGGCGCGGGAATGCGAGTTGAGGCAGGATGCTCCGGCTGCGGCTACGGTCCGTCAGATGACCTCTCTAAATGATGAGATTATTCAGCAAGTGAGCCAGGTGGATACCTTCTTTATAGCGAGTTTCCACCCCCAGAGCGGTGCCGATGTCTCCCACCGCGGTGGTTTCCCCGGGTTTGTACAGGCTACCGACGAGCAGGCCCTGCTCTGGCCCGAATACAACGGCAACGGTATGTTCAATACTCTCGGCAATCTCAGAGAGAATCCCCAGGCCGGATTGCTGTTCATCGATTTCGATCAGGGAGACATCCTGCAACTGTCCGGCACCGCAACGATCATCTCGGATCCAGAGCGCGCCGCTGCCATTCCCGGCGCCGAGCGGCTGGTGGAATTCAAGATCCACTCAGTCATAGAGGCCCGGCACGCCACCCCTCTGCGGGGCCGATTCACTGGCTATTCGCCGGATAATCCGTGGTTCTGTTGA
- a CDS encoding DUF4398 domain-containing protein: MKTGLKQKAPLLGLSLLILSSCAPAVQPPDSQMALATEAVEEATAAGAYEYAPVELKAAQDKINQAKQAMQSKDNVTAKRLLQEAEVDAKLAEAKSATAKSQQAVAELQKSIDMLRDEINRKQAQ; encoded by the coding sequence ATGAAGACCGGTCTGAAGCAAAAAGCCCCATTGTTAGGTTTGAGCCTGCTTATTTTATCGTCCTGCGCTCCTGCTGTGCAACCGCCAGATAGCCAGATGGCGTTGGCAACCGAGGCTGTGGAGGAGGCAACGGCTGCGGGTGCTTATGAATACGCTCCTGTGGAGTTGAAGGCGGCACAAGACAAAATTAATCAGGCTAAGCAGGCCATGCAGTCTAAAGATAATGTGACCGCAAAACGTCTATTGCAGGAGGCGGAAGTCGATGCCAAATTGGCGGAGGCGAAGTCTGCTACGGCAAAGTCGCAACAAGCAGTGGCCGAACTGCAGAAAAGCATCGATATGCTGCGTGACGAAATTAATCGCAAGCAAGCCCAATAA
- a CDS encoding OmpA family protein, producing MFSRNLMYKVTLGLSGLTMAAVVLAGCAPKMTSNAALEEARTAFQAAQSNPAVVRNASLELKKAQTALDMADQVLQQQGTVAEIEHLAYLAKQRSAIAQEIGNQKMAEAVIAQASAERNKVLLEARGAETALAQQQAAKEKAAALKALQEAEMQKAAAEKALAEAIAAQEKAAKLESEIAQLQAVKADRGLVMTLGDVLFDVNKAELKPGGILTIEKLAAFLDEYPARRIMIEGFTDSTGAAEYNQGLSERRALAVRQALLDRGTESVRIEFKGYGEEFPVATNVTAAGRQMNRRVEIIISDEAGVIPARTK from the coding sequence ATGTTCAGCAGAAATTTAATGTATAAGGTCACTCTAGGCTTATCCGGTCTAACGATGGCGGCTGTGGTGTTGGCGGGATGTGCGCCAAAAATGACCAGTAATGCTGCTCTGGAAGAAGCCAGAACTGCTTTCCAGGCCGCCCAATCAAATCCGGCTGTGGTACGGAATGCTTCGCTGGAACTAAAAAAAGCGCAGACGGCGTTGGACATGGCCGACCAGGTGCTGCAGCAGCAAGGTACGGTTGCCGAGATTGAACACCTGGCCTATCTCGCAAAACAACGCAGCGCCATTGCTCAGGAGATTGGCAATCAGAAAATGGCTGAAGCGGTCATAGCCCAGGCCAGCGCCGAGCGCAACAAGGTTTTGCTGGAGGCCCGCGGTGCCGAAACGGCCCTTGCCCAGCAACAGGCCGCTAAGGAAAAGGCCGCGGCCTTGAAAGCGTTGCAGGAGGCCGAGATGCAGAAAGCTGCTGCCGAAAAGGCATTGGCCGAGGCAATTGCGGCACAGGAAAAGGCCGCCAAACTGGAGTCGGAAATTGCCCAATTGCAGGCCGTTAAGGCGGACCGTGGCTTGGTTATGACCCTTGGAGACGTGCTGTTTGACGTCAATAAGGCAGAATTGAAACCTGGCGGAATTTTGACCATCGAGAAACTGGCAGCATTTCTTGACGAGTATCCTGCGCGGCGGATCATGATCGAAGGATTCACCGATAGCACCGGCGCTGCAGAATATAACCAGGGGTTGTCTGAAAGGCGCGCGCTCGCGGTGCGCCAGGCTCTGCTCGACAGGGGCACTGAATCTGTCCGCATTGAGTTCAAAGGCTATGGTGAGGAATTCCCGGTTGCAACCAATGTGACAGCCGCCGGTCGCCAGATGAACCGCAGGGTCGAAATAATAATTTCCGACGAGGCAGGAGTCATTCCTGCGCGCACGAAATAA